The genomic region CCTCCGACGCCGCCAACTGGACGTGTGGTTGTTGACCAGCGCGCGGCGCAGGTAGGCGTGCACGTCGTCGAGCCGGGACAACCGTCGCCACCGCTCGTAGACCTTGACGAGGCTGTCCTGGAGCAGCTCCTCGGCCCGCCACCGGTCGCCGGTCAGCAGCATGGCCAGGCGGATATGTCGCTGCCAGGCCACCTCGACGAACGCCACGTACGACGCGTCCGCCGTCGACAGTGGTTCTGTTTGGTCGGTCACGCCCCTCACACGTAACGGCCCCGCGAAAGGTTGTCAGGGGGCGCGAGCGCGTCCGGCGTCGCCGACCCACCGGACCGGCCAGGACGCGGGCGAGTCGGCCTGGACTCGCGGCCTCCCATGCGACGCATGGCACACACGGTAGGCGCAGCCCGCCGCTCGGCGCTGCGGGCGACGCCCCGGTCTCGGCCGGCCGGCAGGCCAGGCCGAGAGCGGAACCGCTACCCGGTGCGATCCGGCGGATGGTCCCCGGTCAGCCGTTGACTGCCTGGGCGGCCTACCAGGCGACCGCACGGTTGAAGCGGCGCTGCCCGCCGGCTAGAGATCGCTCAGGTGGTCGTTCGACTCCGCCACGGTGGCCCGTATCCGGCGGAGGGTCGCGTCGGGTGCCATCACCGCCGTACGCCACCGGTCCAGCGTCCGCCGCAGCGTCCGTACGGCGGCCTGCAACTGCTGCACCTGACGGCGCATCGTGGCCAGCTCCTCCCGGGCCGCCAGCGCCTCGTGTTCGAGTTCGGTCACCCTCGTCCGCAACGGCTGCACCAGGGTGAGGGCGGCGTCCGTGAGGGTGTCGGCGGCGTCGGCCTTGAACTTGCCCCGCTGGATGACGACGGCGGCGATCGCGGCGAGGCCGCTGGCGCCACCGAGCGCGGCGAGCCCGGAGAGTAGGGCCTGCACCCACTGCGGGGCGGCGGGGGACGGTGGCGCGCTCATTGCACATCGCCGATCAGCTCGGAGGGTTCGGGTTGGCTGGCGCGGGCGAGGCGCCGAAGGTCGAGGATGATCTGGGTGGAGCGCCAGAACGATCCGGTCGCGACCGCGGTGACGAACGAGGTCGCGGCGATCGACTGTCGGCCGGAGATCACGGCGAGGGTCAGTGCGTACATTCCGGCGAACGTGCCGAGCATGAGGAGCGCGGCCAGCTCGATGCCCAGGCCGGTCGAGGTGCGACCGGGCCAGAGGACGCCGGACAGCCCGATCAGCCCGACCACGACCAGGCCGATCCGCCAGCCGGTCTGGATCGCCGGCGGCATGGCCATCTCGACGGACGGCGGACCGACGTCGAGCAGGATCAGGAGGAGGCCGCAGACGGCGGCGGCCACGAGGATGGCGATCTCGAACGGCTGGCGCCGGGGGCGGATGCGGATCGGCGACACGGGGACTCCTCAGCGGGTCTGCCGTTCCGTTCCGAAGGGTGCGCCGGCGCGGCGCAGGACGTGTGACGTGTGGTGGCCTCGCCACCCCTGTGTGGTGGAGCCGCGTCGGGGACGCGCCGAGGTGCCGCTCGGGACGGAGGGCATCGAGTGTGCGACGCGGCGCCGTTGGCGGGCCGATGCTCAAGTCGTACCACCCGGCGAGAGTCGACGTCCACTCCGATTCGGGTCGCATTTCCGCAGGTCAGGACGCTAGAGGAGGCGGCTCGGCCGATGGCCGTGGGGCCGTCCGGACACCGGGCGCGGGGGCGTCAGCCCGGCTGCTCCGCGGGCCGGCGGTAGATGCCGTACCACCAGGTCGCGGCGAGCTCGCGGGCCGCCGCGTCGTCGCCGCTGCCGTCGTCGGTGACGATGTGCTGGGCCAGGAACCGGTCCCCGCCGATGACGATCAAGCGGCTGGCCTGCACCGGGTCCAGGTCCCGGGGCGCCCGGTCGCTCTCCTGCTCCACCCGGATGAACCGCTCGGTGTTCCGGACGAACTGCTCCAGCCGCCCGTTCCAGAACTGGCGGACCGTCGGGTCGTACGCGGAGACCTCGGTGATCGCCGACAGCACCGCGGCGTGCTCCCGGTAGATCCCGATGACCTGGCGGAAGATCTCGGTCAGCGAGGGCAGGGCCTCGGCGCCGGGCTCCGGCCGCCAGGTCGCCGTCACGTCGAATGACGTCTTGCTCATCGACTCGGCGAGCCGCATGAGCAGCTGCGTCTTGTCCGCGAAGTGGGTGTAGAAGGTCGACCGGGCCACCTCCGCCTCCCGGGCGATGCGCTGCACCCCCAGCTCGGTGAAGGTCACCCCCTCGGCGAGGAGGCGCTGGGTGGTGGCGAGGATCCGGGCCTCCACCGGCAGGCGGCGGTCGGCTCCGCCGGACGGGCGCCGAGTGATGGATGGCATACGCGGATCCTAGGCAACCCCGTCGTCGCTGGCCGTGGCCCCGGCTACGCTGATCGGACACACTGTCCGACAGTTTGTACGACAGCCTGTCCGAGGGCGGACGGCGAGGTCGGGCGCGTACAGGAGGAGCTCACGTGAAGTACCGACTTCTCGGGAACACCGGCGTCTGGGTTTCCGAGATCTCACTCGGCGCGATGACCTTCGGCGGCGAGAACCACCCCGTCTACGGGAGCCTGGGTGCCCTGGGGCGCGAGGACGCCGACCGCATGGTGGCGGCGGCGCTCGACGCGGGCGTCAACCTCATCGACACCGCCGACGTCTACAGCGACGGCGAGAGTGAGGAACTGCTCGGCCACGCGCTGCGCCGGCGCCGGGACGACGTGGTGCTCGCCACCAAGGTGCATGCGCCGACCGGGCCCGGCCCCAACGACGCCGGCTGGTCACGGCTGCACGTGATGCAGGCGTTGGACGCGAGTCTCCGCCGGCTCGGCACCGACCACATCGATCTCTACCAGCTGCACAACTTCGACCCGCTGACCCCGTTCGAGGAGGTCCTGGCGGCGCTCGACGACGCCGTACGCCAGGGCAAGGTCCGCTACATCGGCTGCTCGAACCTGGCGGCCTGGCAGGTCAGCCGGGCACTGGGCGTGTCGGCCGCGCGCAACCTGAACCGCTTCGTGTCCGTCCAGGCCTACTACTCGCTCGTGGGCCGGGACGCCGAACGTGACCTGGTGCCCATGGCGCAGGCCGAGGGTGTGGGGCTGCTGGTGTGGAGCCCGCTGGCCGGCGGGTTCCTGACCGGGAAGGTCAAGCGGGAGGGGGCGTCGACCGAGGTGGGCCGGCGGAACACCGACGGCCACATCGACTTCCCGCCGGTGGACCGGGAGCGCGGTCACGACGTGGTCGACGTGCTGCGGGCCGTGGCCGCGCGGCACGGGGTGAGCGTGTCCCGGACCGCGGTCGCCTGGCTGCTGGCACAGCCGGCGGTCACCAGCGTCACCGTGGGCGCGCGCAAGATCGAGCAGCTCACGGACAATATCGGCGCGAGCGGCCTGGTGCTCACCGAGCAGGACCTGGCCGACCTGGACGAGGTGAGCAAGCTGCCTCCGGCCTACCCCAATTGGATCCAGGCGGCCTTCGCCTCGGCCCGCCAACCCAACGGCTGACGCGTCGACGCCCGCTCCCGGGGATCCGATGTGCCGCCCGTCCCCGGCGGCCGCCCCGCCCGCCGGTCCGGGCGGAGGCGCGCGGGTCCCGCCACCGGACGGTGGCGGGCCCCGCACGCTCCCGGGCCGGCGGGTCCGCGTACGCCCGCGTCAGCCCGCGGCGGTCGTGGCCCGGCGGCTGCGCTCGGCCCGGCGGCGCACCTGCTGGTACGCCCCGGTCAGACCCATCGCCCGACGGACCTCGACCATGGTCTGCCGCACCTCCCGGCGGGTCCGTTCGGTGCCCTCCACGATCAACTGGTCGACCAGGCCACGGTCGGCCTCG from Micromonospora sp. WMMD812 harbors:
- a CDS encoding TetR/AcrR family transcriptional regulator gives rise to the protein MPSITRRPSGGADRRLPVEARILATTQRLLAEGVTFTELGVQRIAREAEVARSTFYTHFADKTQLLMRLAESMSKTSFDVTATWRPEPGAEALPSLTEIFRQVIGIYREHAAVLSAITEVSAYDPTVRQFWNGRLEQFVRNTERFIRVEQESDRAPRDLDPVQASRLIVIGGDRFLAQHIVTDDGSGDDAAARELAATWWYGIYRRPAEQPG
- a CDS encoding aldo/keto reductase, with amino-acid sequence MKYRLLGNTGVWVSEISLGAMTFGGENHPVYGSLGALGREDADRMVAAALDAGVNLIDTADVYSDGESEELLGHALRRRRDDVVLATKVHAPTGPGPNDAGWSRLHVMQALDASLRRLGTDHIDLYQLHNFDPLTPFEEVLAALDDAVRQGKVRYIGCSNLAAWQVSRALGVSAARNLNRFVSVQAYYSLVGRDAERDLVPMAQAEGVGLLVWSPLAGGFLTGKVKREGASTEVGRRNTDGHIDFPPVDRERGHDVVDVLRAVAARHGVSVSRTAVAWLLAQPAVTSVTVGARKIEQLTDNIGASGLVLTEQDLADLDEVSKLPPAYPNWIQAAFASARQPNG